The following are from one region of the Chromobacterium phragmitis genome:
- a CDS encoding putative bifunctional diguanylate cyclase/phosphodiesterase — MHSPHLHGRPFRLVPYFFLLSLLLMAGATALMASALRHYSGEQLLKLEKSRAASLVQIFENSLWADFRPLLPLARDPRKLRRIAGQPRLREAVIRLMRDTDVIRVKMYALNGVTLFSTDANQIGEDENDDEGFRSAAAGAPASELAHNNSIDAFERKLTDRDIISTYVPVHDPAGKIEGVLEIYLDATPFVADSEREMRWVTLAICGLMAVLFLAQMLVVRLAGRIIDRQGAALSAANRELDQRVDERTRELADANAKLEGEIQERRRAEERLDHLAHHDPLTGLPNRLRFQQRLDAALAKPDLPPDSLALLFIDLDRFKDVNDTLGHHTGDLLLVSAAQRLARQMRAEDMLARLGGDEFICVLERLESKDRAAEVAAKLLSLFQQPFAIGGNDLHLSASIGISFASDGADVDALLRHADIAMYRAKSAGRNRFQFYTPQMSAEAEERVDLERRLRLALENDGIEVHFQAKVDAASGRLVGAEALARWNDPERGMIPPSRFIPAAEESGLIIPLGERVLEKCCGQLAQWRREGFALPSLAVNLSVKQLERDDFLPRIAALLERWELPPEQLELEITESVIMQADDAAAALSALRRLGIRLAIDDFGTGYSSLAYLAKLPVQVLKIDRSFVLGIGRGGDAIVSTILSLAASLGLEAVAEGVEEPAQADWLRQAGCGTIQGYLYGKPLAPGCFAEEWRDRSPAAP; from the coding sequence ATGCACAGCCCGCACCTCCACGGCCGGCCCTTTCGGCTGGTGCCCTACTTCTTTCTGCTCTCGCTGTTGTTGATGGCGGGCGCGACGGCGCTGATGGCCAGCGCCCTGCGGCACTACTCCGGCGAGCAATTGCTGAAGCTGGAGAAAAGCCGCGCGGCCTCTCTGGTGCAGATTTTCGAAAACTCGCTGTGGGCGGATTTCCGCCCGCTGCTGCCGCTGGCGCGCGACCCGCGCAAATTGCGGCGGATCGCCGGCCAGCCGCGGCTGCGCGAAGCGGTGATCCGGCTGATGCGCGACACCGACGTGATCCGGGTGAAGATGTACGCGCTCAACGGCGTCACGCTGTTCTCCACCGACGCCAACCAGATAGGAGAGGACGAGAACGACGACGAGGGTTTCCGCTCGGCCGCCGCCGGCGCGCCCGCCAGCGAACTCGCCCACAACAACAGCATCGATGCCTTCGAGCGCAAGCTGACCGATCGCGACATCATTTCCACCTACGTGCCGGTGCATGATCCGGCCGGGAAAATAGAGGGCGTGCTGGAGATCTATCTGGACGCCACGCCCTTCGTCGCAGACAGCGAGCGCGAGATGCGCTGGGTGACGCTGGCTATCTGCGGGCTGATGGCCGTGCTGTTCCTCGCCCAGATGCTGGTGGTGAGGCTGGCCGGCCGCATCATAGACCGGCAAGGCGCCGCGCTGTCCGCCGCCAACCGTGAGCTGGACCAGCGCGTGGACGAACGCACCCGCGAACTCGCCGACGCCAACGCCAAGCTGGAAGGAGAAATCCAGGAGCGGCGCCGCGCCGAGGAGCGGCTGGACCATCTCGCACACCACGACCCGCTCACCGGCCTGCCCAACCGGCTGCGGTTTCAGCAACGCCTGGACGCCGCGCTGGCCAAGCCCGACCTGCCGCCGGACAGCCTGGCGCTGCTGTTCATCGATCTGGACCGCTTCAAAGACGTGAACGACACGCTGGGGCACCACACCGGCGACCTGCTGCTGGTCTCGGCGGCGCAACGGCTGGCGCGCCAGATGCGCGCCGAGGACATGCTGGCCCGGCTGGGCGGCGATGAGTTCATCTGCGTGCTGGAGCGGCTGGAGAGCAAAGACAGGGCCGCTGAGGTGGCCGCCAAGCTGCTGAGTTTGTTTCAGCAGCCATTCGCCATCGGCGGCAACGACTTGCACCTATCCGCCAGCATAGGCATCAGCTTCGCCAGCGACGGCGCCGACGTCGACGCCTTGCTGCGTCACGCCGACATCGCCATGTACCGCGCCAAGAGCGCCGGCCGCAATCGCTTTCAGTTCTACACGCCGCAGATGTCGGCCGAGGCCGAAGAACGCGTCGATCTGGAGCGCCGGCTGAGGCTGGCGCTGGAAAACGACGGGATAGAGGTCCATTTCCAGGCCAAGGTGGATGCCGCATCGGGCCGCCTGGTCGGCGCCGAGGCGCTGGCGCGCTGGAACGATCCGGAGCGCGGGATGATTCCGCCTTCCCGCTTCATCCCCGCGGCGGAGGAGTCCGGCCTGATCATCCCGCTTGGAGAGCGGGTGTTGGAAAAATGCTGCGGGCAGCTGGCGCAGTGGCGGCGCGAAGGCTTCGCCCTGCCCTCGCTCGCCGTCAACTTGTCCGTCAAGCAGTTGGAACGGGATGATTTCCTGCCGCGCATCGCGGCGCTGTTGGAACGCTGGGAGCTGCCCCCAGAACAATTGGAGCTCGAAATCACCGAAAGCGTGATCATGCAGGCAGACGACGCGGCGGCGGCGCTCAGCGCCTTGCGCCGGCTGGGCATCCGCCTGGCGATAGATGATTTCGGCACCGGCTACTCATCGCTCGCCTATCTGGCCAAACTGCCGGTGCAAGTGCTGAAGATAGACCGCTCCTTCGTCTTGGGCATTGGCCGCGGCGGAGACGCTATCGTCAGCACCATCTTGTCGCTAGCCGCCAGCCTGGGCCTGGAAGCTGTAGCGGAAGGCGTGGAAGAACCCGCTCAGGCGGACTGGCTGCGCCAGGCCGGTTGCGGAACCATCCAGGGCTATCTGTACGGCAAGCCGCTGGCGCCGGGATGTTTCGCCGAAGAATGGCGCGACCGAAGCCCGGCCGCGCCCTGA
- a CDS encoding PTS fructose transporter subunit IIC — translation MQARLEQWKQYLLTGVSHVIPFIASGGILIALAISLAPMTGKGPDFSHAPMLKLILDIGASAFALLLPVLAGYIAYARSGKPALVAGMVGGQIAHTVNAGFLGALIAGLLAGWVVELLKKMPVGKALKPLMPILIIPILSSLAIGALMFEVLGVPIADLMVAMGAWLKSMGGANAMALGALLGAMVAFDMGGPVNKVAFFFGASMIAEGQYQVMGAVAAAVCIPPLGLGLATKLRKSLWSEQEREAGSAALGMGMIGITEGAIPFAAADPLRVIPTIVAGSALGGMLAMLGGVGDHAPHGGPIVLPVIDNRWMFGVAILAGVLLVAVAINLLKARAGEAESAPAA, via the coding sequence ATGCAGGCCCGTCTGGAACAATGGAAGCAGTACCTGCTGACCGGGGTGTCCCATGTGATTCCTTTCATCGCCAGCGGCGGCATCCTGATCGCGCTGGCCATCTCGCTGGCGCCGATGACAGGCAAGGGGCCGGATTTCAGCCACGCTCCCATGCTCAAGCTGATCCTGGACATCGGCGCCAGCGCCTTTGCCTTGCTGCTGCCGGTTTTGGCCGGCTACATCGCGTATGCCCGCTCCGGCAAGCCGGCGCTGGTGGCCGGCATGGTGGGCGGCCAGATCGCCCATACCGTCAACGCCGGCTTTTTAGGCGCATTGATCGCGGGCTTGTTGGCCGGCTGGGTGGTGGAGCTGCTGAAAAAAATGCCGGTGGGCAAGGCGCTGAAACCGTTGATGCCGATTCTGATCATTCCCATCCTGTCCTCGCTGGCGATCGGCGCGCTGATGTTCGAGGTGCTGGGCGTGCCCATCGCCGATCTGATGGTGGCGATGGGCGCCTGGCTCAAGTCCATGGGCGGCGCCAATGCGATGGCGTTGGGCGCCTTGCTGGGCGCGATGGTGGCGTTCGACATGGGCGGCCCGGTCAACAAGGTGGCCTTCTTCTTCGGCGCCAGCATGATCGCGGAAGGCCAGTACCAGGTGATGGGCGCGGTGGCCGCCGCGGTCTGCATTCCGCCGCTGGGCCTGGGGCTCGCCACCAAGCTGCGCAAGTCGCTGTGGAGCGAACAGGAGCGCGAGGCAGGCTCCGCCGCATTGGGCATGGGCATGATAGGCATCACCGAGGGGGCCATTCCTTTCGCCGCCGCCGATCCGTTGCGGGTGATCCCCACCATTGTCGCCGGCTCGGCGCTGGGCGGCATGCTTGCGATGCTGGGCGGGGTGGGCGACCACGCGCCGCACGGCGGCCCCATTGTGCTGCCGGTGATAGACAACCGCTGGATGTTCGGCGTGGCCATCCTGGCGGGCGTGCTGCTGGTGGCGGTCGCCATCAACTTGCTCAAGGCGCGCGCCGGCGAGGCCGAGTCAGCCCCCGCGGCCTGA
- a CDS encoding PTS fructose transporter subunit IIB produces the protein MKIVAITACPTGIAHTYMAAEKLESTGRQLGHDVKVETQGAIGIENELSGRDIQAADVVLLAVDIAIEGEERFEDKRVVRVPIQNVLKDANAVFALL, from the coding sequence ATGAAAATCGTCGCCATCACCGCTTGCCCTACCGGCATCGCCCACACCTATATGGCCGCAGAAAAGCTGGAAAGCACGGGCCGCCAGCTGGGGCACGACGTCAAGGTGGAAACCCAGGGCGCCATAGGCATAGAAAACGAGTTGTCCGGCCGCGACATTCAGGCCGCGGACGTGGTGCTGTTGGCGGTGGACATCGCCATCGAAGGCGAGGAGCGTTTCGAAGACAAGAGGGTGGTGCGGGTGCCCATCCAGAACGTGCTCAAAGACGCCAACGCGGTTTTCGCGCTCCTGTGA
- the ptsP gene encoding phosphoenolpyruvate--protein phosphotransferase, translated as MLHSLTLVCPLPNGIHARPASRIAEFCAGFGAAIRWRNQRNGQMADAKSVLSLIGGDILFNDVVDIEIDGAESERVAAELSRFLKQTLPHCDEPLAAAPAACRALPRGLAELAPSPCFGQPAGQGVAIGEICVHRAYRMPEPETLPASRGLDRELAELGLAMAGLGERLLGEAARLDGEAAAVSRAHLSLLRDSDFRARLEEAVAAGASAASAVAAAVAHYRAQLARSASEYLREREMDIRDVGRRLLDILAPGLEPGAAELPAAALLWAEDLAPSELLALDRSRVKGLLLARGGLTSHTIILARAFSLPVLTGVQHGAIAAGIGETAVLDASLGALFLSPSPEVRDYYLDEEALLACQRQRLARACGGASVSADGQRLELAVNIASAAEAQLGFAQGADGIGLFRTEMLFMDADEPPSEDAQFQCYAEVVRLAAGRPVIIRTFDIGGDKPARCMSMPQERNPFLGYRAIRMYPDQEAAFRSQLRAILRAGEFGPVKVMIPMIATLAELRWARRLLEEERAALGVAEPVPLGIMLEVPSVLFQLEAFCREVDFFSVGSNDLTQYLFAADRDNDRVGQLYDSLHPAFLAALSQAAATIHRHGRWIGLCGEAAAAPHALPLFLGMGLDELSMSAPSLQACRRRLRELDAGRCRELLARALQCADGAEVRALVENGAARPALPMLTEDCLLPDVGWRSKAAVIKGMVDRLWLLERCDDRYGMEEDLWLREQAYSTGLGYGFAIPHAKSEHVLHPTLCLARLAQPVDWGASDGLPVDMVLLLAFNAADAGAAHLKFFSRLARLVMHDDFRQALRGERDPERLQALLRDRLEGAA; from the coding sequence ATGTTACACAGCCTGACCCTGGTATGCCCGCTGCCAAACGGCATCCATGCCCGCCCGGCCAGCCGCATCGCCGAGTTCTGCGCCGGATTCGGCGCCGCCATCCGCTGGCGCAATCAGCGCAACGGCCAGATGGCCGACGCCAAAAGCGTGCTCAGCCTGATAGGCGGGGATATCTTGTTCAACGACGTCGTCGACATCGAGATCGACGGCGCGGAATCGGAGCGCGTGGCCGCCGAACTCAGCCGCTTCCTGAAGCAAACCTTGCCGCATTGCGACGAGCCGCTGGCCGCCGCGCCGGCTGCCTGCCGCGCCTTGCCTCGCGGCCTGGCCGAGCTGGCGCCGTCGCCATGCTTCGGCCAGCCCGCCGGACAGGGCGTGGCGATAGGCGAAATTTGCGTTCATCGCGCTTATCGGATGCCGGAGCCGGAGACGCTGCCCGCCTCGCGCGGATTGGACCGGGAGCTGGCCGAGCTGGGCTTGGCGATGGCCGGCTTGGGCGAGCGGCTGCTGGGCGAGGCCGCGCGGCTGGACGGAGAGGCCGCCGCCGTGTCGCGCGCCCATTTGTCCCTGCTGCGGGATTCCGACTTCCGCGCCAGACTGGAGGAGGCGGTGGCGGCTGGCGCTAGCGCGGCGAGCGCGGTGGCGGCAGCGGTCGCGCATTACCGCGCTCAACTGGCCAGGTCTGCCAGCGAATACCTGCGCGAGCGCGAGATGGATATCCGCGACGTGGGCCGGCGCTTGCTGGACATCCTGGCGCCGGGCCTGGAGCCAGGCGCGGCCGAGCTGCCTGCCGCCGCGCTGCTGTGGGCGGAGGACCTCGCCCCCAGCGAGCTGCTGGCGCTGGATCGCAGCCGGGTAAAGGGCCTGTTGCTGGCGCGCGGCGGCTTGACCTCCCACACCATCATTCTGGCGCGCGCGTTTTCCTTGCCGGTGCTGACGGGCGTGCAGCATGGCGCCATCGCGGCCGGCATCGGCGAAACAGCGGTGCTGGACGCCAGCCTGGGCGCCTTGTTCCTGTCGCCCAGCCCTGAGGTGCGGGACTACTATCTGGACGAGGAGGCGTTGCTGGCGTGCCAGCGCCAGCGGCTGGCGCGGGCTTGCGGCGGCGCGTCCGTCAGCGCCGATGGCCAGAGGCTGGAGCTGGCGGTGAACATCGCCTCCGCCGCCGAGGCGCAGCTGGGCTTCGCTCAAGGCGCGGACGGGATTGGGCTGTTCCGTACGGAAATGCTGTTCATGGATGCCGACGAGCCGCCGAGCGAGGATGCGCAATTCCAATGCTACGCCGAGGTGGTGAGGCTGGCGGCCGGCCGGCCGGTGATCATCCGCACCTTCGATATCGGCGGCGACAAGCCGGCGCGCTGCATGTCCATGCCGCAGGAGCGCAACCCCTTTCTGGGCTATCGCGCCATCCGCATGTACCCGGATCAGGAGGCTGCGTTCCGCAGCCAGCTGCGGGCCATCTTGCGCGCCGGCGAATTCGGGCCGGTCAAGGTGATGATCCCGATGATCGCGACGTTGGCGGAGTTGCGCTGGGCCAGGCGGTTGCTGGAAGAAGAGCGCGCCGCGCTGGGCGTGGCGGAGCCGGTTCCGCTCGGCATCATGCTGGAGGTGCCGTCGGTGCTGTTCCAGCTGGAGGCTTTTTGCCGCGAGGTGGATTTTTTCAGCGTGGGCAGCAACGATCTGACTCAGTATCTGTTTGCCGCTGACCGCGACAACGATAGGGTGGGGCAGTTGTACGACAGTCTGCATCCGGCTTTTCTGGCGGCCTTGAGCCAGGCGGCGGCAACCATTCATCGCCACGGGCGCTGGATAGGCTTGTGCGGCGAGGCCGCCGCCGCGCCGCACGCGCTGCCTTTGTTCCTGGGCATGGGGTTGGACGAATTGAGCATGAGCGCGCCCTCGTTGCAGGCGTGCCGGCGGCGGTTGCGCGAGCTGGACGCCGGACGCTGCCGCGAATTGTTGGCGCGGGCGCTGCAATGCGCGGATGGCGCCGAGGTGAGGGCGTTGGTGGAGAACGGCGCCGCGCGTCCCGCGTTGCCGATGCTGACGGAGGACTGCCTGCTGCCGGATGTCGGCTGGCGCAGCAAGGCGGCGGTGATCAAGGGCATGGTGGATCGGTTGTGGCTGCTGGAGCGCTGCGATGACCGCTATGGCATGGAGGAAGACTTGTGGCTGCGCGAACAGGCTTACTCCACCGGGCTGGGCTACGGTTTCGCCATCCCGCACGCCAAGTCCGAACATGTGCTGCATCCCACCTTGTGTCTGGCCCGGCTGGCGCAGCCGGTGGACTGGGGCGCCAGCGACGGCCTGCCGGTGGACATGGTGCTGTTGCTGGCTTTCAACGCCGCGGACGCCGGCGCCGCGCACCTGAAGTTCTTCTCGCGCCTGGCCCGGCTGGTGATGCATGATGATTTTCGCCAGGCGTTGCGCGGCGAGCGCGATCCCGAGCGGCTTCAGGCGCTGTTGCGGGACAGGCTGGAGGGCGCGGCATGA
- the manA gene encoding mannose-6-phosphate isomerase, class I, with product MSAFPLHGLAQHYAWGGKRFIPRMLGLDNAERLRFAEWWLGAHEEAPSVIATPQGPQPLHYAISHQPRAFLGDAVIRRHGCRLPFLMKVLDVDAPLSIQVHPDEAQAKAGFARDNAAGLALDDVRRHYRDPYPKPEMMVALSPFWLLHGLRPDGDIDALLARQPEWRCLRERLAKEGGAALHRHLLRLPQAEIAGLLRPLWRRLAAGGDAGPADPDHWVKRLPGARAEDRGVFGCYLLNLVGLRPGEAIFQPARLPHAYLHGRNIELMANSDNVLRAGLTDKPVDVEALLAVMDDAPVEPEVLAAPAGCGLRAYPRCGGDYFALDQLLLGEGEGDAWRSGGPELLLVVDGSLRLRCGEGELTLEQGHSALLQPGMACEATAGRLALAYRAFCPLAAGC from the coding sequence ATGAGCGCGTTTCCCTTGCATGGGCTGGCGCAGCATTACGCCTGGGGCGGGAAGCGCTTCATTCCCCGCATGCTGGGTCTGGACAATGCCGAGAGGCTGCGCTTCGCCGAGTGGTGGCTGGGCGCGCACGAAGAGGCGCCGTCGGTGATCGCCACCCCGCAAGGGCCGCAGCCGCTGCATTACGCCATCTCCCATCAGCCGCGAGCCTTCCTGGGCGACGCGGTGATCCGCCGCCATGGTTGCCGGCTGCCTTTTCTGATGAAGGTGCTCGATGTGGACGCGCCCTTGTCTATCCAGGTGCATCCTGACGAAGCGCAGGCGAAAGCGGGCTTCGCCCGCGACAACGCCGCCGGGCTGGCGCTGGACGATGTCCGCCGCCATTATCGTGATCCTTATCCCAAACCGGAAATGATGGTGGCGTTGTCGCCGTTTTGGCTGTTGCATGGCTTGCGGCCGGACGGCGACATCGACGCGTTGCTTGCGCGGCAGCCGGAGTGGCGGTGCTTGCGGGAACGGCTGGCGAAAGAGGGCGGCGCGGCCTTGCATCGCCATCTGCTGCGGTTGCCGCAGGCAGAGATCGCCGGCTTGCTGCGGCCGCTGTGGCGCAGGCTGGCGGCTGGCGGGGATGCCGGGCCGGCCGATCCGGATCATTGGGTCAAGCGGCTGCCCGGCGCGCGGGCCGAAGACCGCGGGGTGTTTGGCTGCTACCTGCTTAATCTGGTGGGGCTGAGGCCGGGCGAGGCCATCTTCCAGCCGGCGCGGCTGCCGCATGCCTATCTGCATGGCCGCAACATCGAATTGATGGCCAATTCCGACAATGTGCTGCGGGCGGGGCTCACAGACAAGCCAGTGGATGTGGAGGCGCTGCTGGCGGTGATGGACGACGCGCCGGTCGAGCCCGAGGTGCTGGCCGCGCCGGCCGGCTGCGGCTTGCGGGCGTATCCGCGCTGCGGAGGCGACTACTTCGCGCTGGATCAGTTGCTGCTAGGCGAAGGGGAGGGCGACGCATGGCGCAGCGGCGGGCCGGAGCTCTTGCTGGTGGTGGACGGCAGCTTGCGCCTGCGCTGCGGAGAAGGAGAGCTGACGCTGGAGCAGGGGCACAGCGCCTTGCTGCAGCCGGGCATGGCGTGCGAGGCGACAGCAGGTCGGCTGGCGCTGGCTTACCGGGCGTTTTGCCCGCTGGCTGCGGGATGTTAA
- a CDS encoding AraC family transcriptional regulator — translation MTPRMSFRLSWPAELKRLCHAPAGRHMPAGAYQVHFPRLELVLSNRYHYSHEGCENASLSAQEALFIPAEHWTLPNWCANGEVLHVLFDYARIGFSLVRSGPQGVISTHKESMVLAQRGSLNGMLDVLGGLCRDGAGPEVLRLQGQALLALLLSLYDEARDSQWQQGGNQFRAICLYISEHLYAPLTREDVALRFGISTTHLSRLFRQHLGHGFCEFLAHSRLDLAKTLLRQGQLPLSGVAARCGYVDVSYFHRVFKQRFAMTPCAYRREFA, via the coding sequence ATGACGCCGCGCATGTCCTTCCGTCTGAGCTGGCCCGCCGAGCTCAAGCGGCTATGCCATGCGCCGGCGGGCCGACACATGCCGGCCGGCGCCTACCAGGTTCATTTCCCGAGGCTGGAGCTGGTGCTGTCCAATCGCTACCACTACAGCCATGAGGGCTGCGAGAACGCCAGCCTGTCGGCGCAGGAGGCGCTGTTCATTCCGGCCGAGCACTGGACGCTGCCCAACTGGTGCGCCAACGGCGAAGTGCTGCATGTCCTGTTCGATTACGCCCGCATCGGCTTCAGCCTGGTGCGTTCCGGGCCGCAGGGGGTGATCAGCACGCACAAGGAAAGCATGGTGCTGGCCCAGCGCGGCAGCCTGAACGGCATGCTGGACGTGCTGGGCGGCTTGTGCCGCGACGGGGCCGGGCCGGAGGTGCTGCGGCTGCAAGGCCAGGCGCTGCTGGCTTTGCTGCTGTCGTTGTACGACGAGGCGCGCGACAGCCAATGGCAGCAAGGCGGCAACCAGTTCCGCGCCATCTGCCTGTACATCAGCGAACATCTGTACGCGCCGCTGACCCGCGAAGACGTGGCGCTGCGCTTCGGCATTTCCACTACCCATCTGTCGCGGTTGTTTCGCCAGCACTTGGGGCACGGTTTCTGCGAATTTCTGGCCCATTCCCGGCTAGACCTGGCCAAAACGCTGCTGCGCCAGGGGCAGTTGCCGCTCAGCGGCGTCGCCGCCCGTTGCGGCTATGTCGACGTCAGCTACTTCCATCGCGTTTTCAAGCAGCGCTTCGCGATGACGCCGTGCGCGTATCGACGCGAGTTCGCCTGA
- a CDS encoding Lcl C-terminal domain-containing protein yields the protein MKKSILFPAACSLLAWLPIHAFGGDCDTSRRASTPSSRFTVDGEEVRDKRTGLVWLRCSVGQRWDGKRCFGEIRLLRHQEARRHSAALGHGWRVPAIEELAGIVERRCQNPAINRNIFPDVAELYDNSAKYWSDTPIAEIPPLIYNIDFLTGEADGSTELARLGVRLVKGPIR from the coding sequence ATGAAAAAAAGCATTCTTTTCCCGGCAGCCTGCTCACTGCTTGCCTGGCTGCCCATCCATGCATTCGGAGGAGATTGCGACACCTCCCGGCGCGCCTCCACGCCATCCTCGCGCTTCACCGTCGATGGGGAAGAGGTTCGCGACAAGCGCACCGGCTTGGTCTGGCTGCGCTGCAGCGTGGGACAGCGCTGGGATGGCAAACGGTGCTTCGGCGAAATCCGTCTGCTCCGCCACCAAGAGGCCCGGCGTCACTCGGCAGCGCTCGGCCATGGCTGGAGAGTGCCGGCGATTGAGGAGTTGGCCGGCATCGTGGAGCGGCGCTGCCAAAACCCGGCGATCAATCGAAACATTTTCCCGGACGTGGCCGAGCTTTACGATAACAGCGCCAAGTACTGGAGCGACACCCCGATAGCAGAGATCCCGCCGCTGATCTACAACATTGATTTTCTGACAGGCGAGGCGGATGGCAGCACCGAGCTTGCCAGGCTTGGCGTCCGGCTGGTGAAAGGCCCGATCCGCTGA
- a CDS encoding peptidoglycan D,D-transpeptidase FtsI family protein gives MLALPIRAAFLQLFQQDFLQKQGDIRFLRALTLEASRGRIVDRNGQLLASSSPVKSLWANPEIMQPLGISQLRNLAELLDVSPEALNRKLIASGREFVYLKRRLDPRTAQDILDMRIPGIFAETEFMRFYPSGESTAHVIGLTGSEGKGQEGIELSQDGQLTGRNGSRQVLKDLRGQIIADASRAIPPTHGKTVELALDARIQYQAHKAISSAVQAHKARSGSVIVLDAKNGELLAAANYPAFNPNNRQSAAPEDMRNRGIVDAFEAGSVMKPFAMALALEDGHATLHTMLDTRSYKIGPATVRDVAPRASLDMLGIMQKSSNVGTSKLALMSTPERFWRFYNDLGFGRKPGTGFPGESSGTLRDWKTWRQIDQATMSFGYGVSGSLLQLARAFTVFANGGLLLPVSLYPQTMEAPSRRVVSERTAALMRDLLVANSQAGGGAAAARVPGYSMGGKPGTARKLADGRYVADKHRASFIGFAPGKSPRIIVAVTVDEPSAGQYYGGAVAAPIFSRVAGDALRLLNIQPDAPGQPILPPMPQDIPADI, from the coding sequence TTGCTGGCGCTGCCGATCCGCGCCGCCTTCCTGCAGTTGTTTCAGCAGGATTTCCTCCAGAAACAGGGCGATATCCGCTTTCTGCGCGCACTGACATTGGAGGCCAGCCGAGGCCGGATTGTGGATCGCAATGGCCAGTTGCTTGCCTCCAGCAGCCCCGTCAAAAGCCTTTGGGCCAACCCTGAAATCATGCAGCCGCTAGGCATTTCTCAATTGCGGAACTTGGCCGAATTGCTGGATGTCTCCCCGGAAGCGCTCAATCGCAAACTTATCGCCAGCGGCCGCGAATTCGTCTACTTGAAACGAAGGCTGGACCCGCGCACCGCTCAGGACATATTGGACATGCGCATACCGGGCATCTTTGCCGAAACTGAGTTCATGCGCTTTTACCCTTCAGGAGAATCCACCGCCCACGTGATCGGCTTGACCGGCTCGGAAGGCAAAGGACAAGAGGGAATTGAGCTGTCGCAAGATGGCCAACTTACCGGCAGAAACGGATCGCGGCAGGTTTTGAAAGACTTGCGCGGCCAAATCATCGCGGACGCTTCGCGCGCAATACCGCCGACGCATGGAAAAACAGTCGAACTAGCCCTCGATGCGCGCATCCAGTACCAAGCGCACAAAGCCATCTCGTCAGCGGTGCAAGCTCACAAAGCCAGATCAGGAAGCGTAATCGTACTGGACGCGAAAAACGGCGAGCTGCTGGCGGCGGCCAACTATCCCGCCTTCAATCCCAACAACCGCCAATCCGCAGCGCCGGAGGACATGCGCAACCGGGGAATCGTCGACGCCTTTGAGGCGGGATCCGTGATGAAACCATTCGCCATGGCCCTGGCGCTGGAGGACGGCCACGCCACCTTGCACACCATGCTGGATACGCGAAGCTACAAAATCGGCCCCGCCACGGTGCGAGACGTGGCGCCGCGCGCCAGCCTCGATATGTTGGGCATCATGCAAAAATCGTCCAATGTCGGCACCAGCAAGCTGGCCTTGATGTCCACGCCCGAGCGTTTCTGGCGCTTTTACAACGATTTGGGATTCGGACGAAAACCCGGAACAGGCTTCCCAGGGGAGTCAAGCGGCACGTTGCGGGACTGGAAAACATGGCGCCAGATAGACCAGGCGACGATGTCATTCGGCTATGGCGTTTCCGGCAGCCTTCTTCAATTGGCCCGGGCCTTCACCGTATTCGCCAACGGCGGGCTGCTGCTGCCCGTATCGCTCTATCCGCAAACCATGGAAGCGCCATCCCGAAGAGTCGTCAGCGAGCGCACCGCCGCGCTCATGCGCGATCTTCTGGTCGCCAACAGCCAAGCGGGAGGCGGCGCCGCGGCGGCTCGGGTGCCGGGATACAGCATGGGCGGCAAGCCCGGCACGGCGCGCAAGCTGGCCGATGGACGCTACGTGGCGGACAAGCACCGCGCCTCCTTCATCGGATTCGCGCCCGGCAAGAGTCCCCGCATCATCGTCGCGGTAACGGTGGATGAGCCAAGCGCCGGCCAATACTATGGCGGAGCGGTGGCGGCCCCCATCTTCTCGCGCGTCGCCGGCGACGCGCTTCGCCTCCTCAATATTCAGCCGGACGCTCCCGGACAACCTATCCTGCCGCCGATGCCGCAGGATATTCCCGCAGACATCTAG